A window of the Teredinibacter franksiae genome harbors these coding sequences:
- a CDS encoding PDC sensor domain-containing protein gives MRTIQPICLLLVSGLLLSSLGQAENHQPSKAYTDQLVLVHENLVRELANSENLINHLTTHKECKTTLAEVFEKDTRWLVSKSLQQDITGNKIAAKFKRVIANDEYRIVEFILTDGLGATVSAWPLPSDYWQGDEAKFIQPVKQQKYYISDARWDESSEAYSFFLAEPVYMEGELLGVLIAGIDVTIEYIMRMPFEQLIKLHVKPTPDLN, from the coding sequence ATGAGAACCATTCAACCAATATGCCTACTGCTTGTTTCGGGCCTGCTGCTAAGCTCTTTGGGTCAAGCCGAAAACCACCAGCCATCGAAGGCTTACACTGACCAGCTGGTATTGGTGCACGAAAACCTGGTTCGCGAGCTAGCGAATAGTGAAAACCTCATCAATCACCTCACCACCCATAAAGAATGTAAAACCACCCTCGCCGAAGTATTTGAGAAAGACACCCGTTGGCTGGTATCAAAAAGCTTACAGCAAGATATTACTGGCAATAAAATTGCGGCAAAATTTAAGCGCGTTATCGCTAACGACGAATACCGTATTGTCGAATTCATACTAACCGATGGCCTAGGCGCAACCGTTTCCGCCTGGCCGCTGCCATCCGATTATTGGCAAGGCGACGAAGCTAAGTTTATTCAACCGGTGAAACAGCAAAAGTACTATATAAGTGATGCCCGCTGGGATGAAAGCTCTGAAGCCTATTCGTTTTTTCTCGCTGAACCCGTCTATATGGAAGGAGAATTATTGGGCGTATTAATTGCCGGCATCGATGTTACGATTGAATACATTATGCGCATGCCTTTTGAGCAACTGATAAAGCTACACGTTAAACCTACGCCCGACTTAAACTAA
- a CDS encoding pyridoxamine 5'-phosphate oxidase family protein produces the protein MGQQYTEIQDKHVAFIGEQKIYFVGTATADSKINLSPKGHDSLRILGPNRVVWLNVTGSGNETSAHVQADGRMTIMFAAFEGKPITLRLYGQASVIHQSDPEWRTLLGLFPATPGTRQIFDLTIELVQQSCGMSVPFYDYRGDRQLLNDWAKKKGDTGIKEYWGAKNQTSLDGVATRILEKNS, from the coding sequence ATGGGACAGCAATACACGGAAATTCAGGACAAACACGTTGCCTTTATCGGCGAACAAAAAATCTATTTTGTTGGTACCGCCACAGCCGACAGTAAAATAAATTTGTCCCCCAAGGGTCATGACTCCCTCAGAATACTTGGCCCAAATCGCGTGGTTTGGCTGAATGTTACCGGCAGCGGAAACGAAACATCCGCCCATGTACAAGCCGACGGGCGGATGACCATTATGTTCGCCGCCTTTGAAGGTAAACCCATTACTCTGCGACTGTACGGCCAGGCAAGCGTTATTCACCAGAGCGATCCAGAATGGCGCACGCTGCTTGGCCTCTTCCCCGCTACGCCCGGAACACGGCAGATTTTCGACCTAACCATTGAGCTGGTGCAGCAATCTTGCGGGATGTCGGTGCCCTTCTATGACTACCGAGGAGATCGCCAGCTGCTTAACGACTGGGCCAAGAAAAAAGGCGATACTGGCATTAAAGAGTACTGGGGAGCCAAGAACCAAACCTCCCTCGACGGCGTGGCAACCCGAATTCTCGAAAAGAACTCTTAA